GGTACAAAGTTCGAACTTTACAATGAACACCTGGTTTAAAggtaaaaaaagaacaaaaggcAAACTAACAACATTGGCGccaagaagaagcagaagttTCTATTCTAAATGTGCATAGTTAGCACAACATATATACGAGGAAAACATATAATAACAGCCATAGCACTCTACCAAGAATTTACAGCCAGCAACTATTGGCGTATACTTACTACTTATTCGCATATGCCACCATAGTTGCACACACAACCCACATAATGCTCAAGTTATTTGTGAATATAATTGAAGAATCGCATTACTTACATACAAATGAGGAAAATTGAACTAACCCATGAAACCATTGGTCAAAATTTGGGAGCTAAGAAACTTATTGAAGGCAGAATGAACCAAATAAGTTTGCATATATTTTAgtgatgaaaaaaaagaaaaagagtacgAGGCAACCTTGACACCAAGTAACTTGATAGGTGTAACTTGTCCCGGGACAATGCACTCAGGGCCTGCTGCTTCCACTATGGCTTCCATTGCTAACCCACTTCCTACCGGGTTCGGGTGCTGCAAAATTAGACTTTTTTACGATGACCCAGAGGAGaaagataaataataaaaaaacaaagcaattaCAAGTGTAGAAGGAGAGTGAGGTGTGTGAGATAGAGAAAAGGAACCTTCATGACAGAGATGGCATAATTGGAAGTAGGGTTCTGGGTTATTCGGAGAACAGGGGAATGGTGAATTTTGGGTATGGGTTTGGTGTTTGAGGCCCTCCAAGGCACGTCCTTTGGCAGTGAAgaaccacctcctcctcctttaCGGGACATGCCCTTCTTtcgtagagagagagagtctgtGTGTCTGATTTTGAGTTGATGATGAATCGATGCTGAAGAAGCCACAAGATGATGGATAAATCGCTCAGGACCTGAGGTTTGTATCTTTTGGAGCGGCctctgttttttccttttcttgtttttgatTTGTGGGGTTTTCTAATTTGTGACTAAGAGATAGGGGAAAATGATATATCTTTATTGGAcgcttttctttttgtcatacagaaataaaaataaaaacctttcaattcctaatttcttttcataattttatttgcttTATATCAGGAATTTCTTCTTAGTATTTTGATCTAGAAAAATTGTTCTTTCGAAAAACTTTGCAACTTTGCATAGAACAGGTCAAAGCCTATataaattttcagaaaactaaaagaaaattcctttttttggaaaatacaCAATCTGTATTTGGATCATATCTTAATCTGTTAGTTTATCTCCAGTCTCTCTATTTCTCTTAAGCTCTTTTTGAAACACAtatcaaaaatacaaaattacaGACATTTAAATCTCACAACTTTTGACAAAAAACCCACTAATGTAGTAATTTAAAGTATTTACTCTCTCAAATAAGGTCTTGAATTCAAGTCCTAGCATTCATATAGTACGTGTgaatttagtatattatccctctctcaataggaaaggtcttaaataaaataaaataaaataaaaaaatctcacaACTTTTGGGACGCTTCTTTATGTAATGGCATAATTTCACCTAATTAATCTGAAACGCTtggagagggaaaaaaaacacctCAAAAAATGTGGGGGGGGAAGTGCACAATATATTTCACAAATAATTCTTAATCTGCAGCATATTGCTAACAAATTCCGTACATCTTAAATTACATTTATCACTGCTTCTTCTGATATTTTCAATGATTGGAACAGagatcaaaaaattaaaagacaaaaattatatattaaaaaagaataccaCCAAAATGAGAGGAGAGGATTTATCTTCAATCCATCCATTCATTTTCCAATTGCGGGGGCACATGAAACCCTCGTTGATCATTTAGGCTGTAACCATATCATCTTCCCCTCTCTGTGTTGCCGCATCTGCCAGTTTTTTCCATGTCAACTCCCGCTGTTCTTCCACCTCTCTGGACCTGGCCTCTCTCTCCGCAAGCTGCCTCTGGCACTCTTCAAACAAGTCAGCATCCATTTCCAAAAACATTTTTCGAACATTGACGGTCAGCCCATGAACTGCTTGGTTCCAGTGACTTTGGATATTCCTCTCCAATGCCTCAAAAATAATTGGTAGAGTGACATTCCGGTTCTGAGCAATTAAACCCACAATGTGCTCATTATTCCACAGAAAGAGTGCTCGTTCCGCAACCTGCATTGCAAATGTGACTAAGCAAAATTTTCAAGAAAGGATATTCTTAGAGTAAAATACAACTTTAGAAGTTTTGATTTGGAGTCTGATCCTCTCACCAATTCATTAATGATGAACATTTGGAAACATTAGTACAAAGTCCTAACAACATTACTCTTACCAGATCAACACAAGTTATTGCAAAATTAACAAACattacatttatatagtcCTAACAACATGTCCCTTCACCAAATTAACACAAATTACTCTTATCAGAAAACTTGCTTCAAGCCAACAACATTCATAACACAAGACAGGAACCCAATTAAAAATTTCCAATCTTTTACCTCCTTAATTCTTTTCGTTGACATTTGTAACTTGTTTAATAGAATACCAAAATATAGCCTCACGCGCAGCACTAAGCACA
Above is a genomic segment from Prunus dulcis chromosome 7, ALMONDv2, whole genome shotgun sequence containing:
- the LOC117634424 gene encoding uncharacterized protein LOC117634424 isoform X2 translates to MSRKGGGGGSSLPKDVPWRASNTKPIPKIHHSPVLRITQNPTSNYAISVMKHPNPVGSGLAMEAIVEAAGPECIVPGQVTPIKLLGVKVWPIEVNLKFLEPVGRELKQLGKFMDDAVNLMNKSFIDR